The Thermoanaerobaculia bacterium sequence GCGAGGCGGTGGCATCGGTCGACAAGCTCGCCAGGCAGGTGCTGCCCGCCACGATCAGCACGAGCTTCCAGGGCACCGCCCAGGCGTTCCAGTCGTCGTTCCAGGGGCTCGGCATGCTGCTTCTCATGGCGATCCTGGTGATCTACATGGTGCTGGGAATCCTGTACGAGAGCTTCATCCACCCGCTGACGATCCTCTCCGCCCTGCCGTTCGCCGGCTTCGGCGCGCTCGTGACGCTCCTCCTGTTCCACACGGAGCTCTCGATCTACGCCTTCGTCGGGATCATCATGCTCGTCGGGATCGTGAAGAAGAACGGCATCATGATGATCGACTTCGCGATCGAGGCGCAGCGGAAGGAGCACAAGTCGTCGGCCGACGCGATGTACGAGGCGTGCCTCGTACGGTTCCGGCCCATCATGATGACGACGATGGCCGCCCTCGTCGGCACGCTGCCGATCGCGCTCGGCTGGGGCGCCGGCGCCGAGGCGCGGCGGCCACTCGGCCTGTCGGTCGTCGGCGGGCTCGTCTTCTCTCAGCTCCTGACCCTGTACGTGACGCCCGTCTTCTACATCTCCATGGAGAAGATGCGGCACCGGTTCGAGCGGCCGCGGCGCCGCCCGGAGAGCCGCCGGGAGCTCGGGGAGCCGGAGCCGGCGGCGCCGACGCGGGGAGCGGCGGCGGGGATGCTGCGGCTGAGGGATTAGCCGGCTCCTAAGCCCCCTCGATCACGGGACCTCCCACGACGGCCGCGCTCCCGCTCGACCGTTCGCCGTGCTCCCGCAGGTACGCCTCCGGCCTCATCATGCGCTGGGTCCGCGCGAGCACCCTCAGGAGGTACGGGACCTGCGAGGGACGGACCTGCCGCACCCAGTCGATCCAGCGCTTCTCCCCCGCCGTGTTCAGGATCGACCGCTGCCAGGTTTCGGCGTAGAGCTCGAAGAATCGCCGCGCGCCGAGCCGCGGCTCCCAGAGCACGTGGCTCATGTCGAACTTGAACCACGGCTGCCCGCGGAGCCGATCCTCGGCGCGGCGGAAGAGCTCGGTGCCGGGAAGCGGCGTGAGGATCGTGTAGCCCGCCCGCTGGAACCCGTGCGTCGCGACGAAGTCCCACAGCTCGCGGAAGTCTTCCTCCTCCCAGTCCGGGTCGACGAGGAAGTTCCCGGTGACGCCGAACGCCAGCCCGCGCGCGAGCCGGGCGGCTTCGACGCTCTGATTCGCCGTCGCGTCCTTCGTGACGCCCCGGAGAGCGGAATCGCTCGCCGCCTCGAGGCCGAAGAAGATGTCGAAGTCCTTCGCGAGCGGGCGCCACTCCGTCAGGAGATCCGGATGCCGGCAGACGAGGTCGGTCCGGGTCTGCACGAGCATCCACCGCTTCCGGACGCCTCGGCGCTTGAGCTCGCGCGCGAGGGCGCGGCTCCGGTCGGGGTGATTCCAGAACAGGTCGTCGACGACGAACACGTTCTCGCCCGCGCTCTCGAAGTCGTCCGCGACCGTTCCGATCGCGCGTTCGCGGAAGCTCCTGCCGTACAGCTGCCAGACCGAGCAGAAGCTGCACCGGAACGGGCAGCCGCGGGCGGTTTCGATCAGCCACACCGGCTTGAAGAGCAGGCAGTGATAGCGATTCCGGTAGCGGCCCACGAGCTCCCGCGCCGGAAGGGGCACCGCATCGAGGGCCGGGCGGTCCTCGACCGGGCCCGTCGCCGTCCAGCCGTTTCCCCGGCGGAGCCGGAGCCCCGGAACGGTCGCGGGCGGCCTGTTCGCGTCGAGGGCATCCGCGAGCGCCGGGAAGATCTCCTCTCCGTCGTCGGTGCAGATGGCGTCGAGCTCGGCGGTTTCGAGCGGGTCGGAATACGCCGCCGCGGCGTGCCCTCCCGCGACGATGAAGGCATCGGGAGCGACCCGGCGGACGGCCCGCGCGGCGGCGAGCACCTGGTCGTATTCGAGCGCGTGCATCCCCGAGATCCCGACGAGCGCGGGCCCGAGGCGCCGCGCGCGGCGGGCGACGGCGGGCTCGAAGCGCGCGTCGACGATCTCGGTCTCGTGGCCCCGACGGAGGAGCTCCGCGCCGATGTATTCGAGGCCGAGGGGTTCGACCCGGAAGAACGGCCCGAGGCCGAATCGCTCGTTGCCCGGATCGGGCCGGATCAGCAGGATCTTCATGCCCTGGAGAGCGGATTGTAGACTGAACGGATGCCGCCCGTTCCTTCGTCGTCCTCCGGATCGCCGGCGCGCTCGCTGAGGAAGTGGGTGGGCCACGGGCTCTCGAACCGGACGGTCTACGGCGCGCTCCTTCATGGCGGGACGCGGCTCCCTCTGGCGGTCCTCCGCGCGATCTCGACGGTCGGGAACGCGATCGCGGTGCGGGTTCTCCGCGGAACCGTACGGGACGTGGCCTCGAATTTCGAGACGGCGCTCGGCTTGCCTCGCGCCGCCGCGCGACGACTGGCCCGTGAGGTCTTTCGCCAGTACGGCCTGACCACCGTCGATCTCTGGCGGCTCCGGAGCGGCGCTCCGGAGCTCGCGCCCCGAATGACCACTCTCGGGCACGACGCCGCCGTCCTTCGCGCGCTCGCCCGGGGAGGGCGCGGCTTCCTCCTCGCGTCCGCCCACGTCGGGAACTGGGAGATGGGCGCCGCGGCGCTCCGCGCGGTCGGCCTTCCCGCCGCCGTCCTGGGTCAGCCGGAGCTCGATCCGGCCGTGCACGCGATGCGTCTCGCGATCCGGGAGCGCCTGGGCGTCGAATCGATCGACATCGGCTCGACGGTCGGAACCGCCCTCCGGGTCCGCGCCGCCGTCGACGCGGGACGCGTCGTCGCGCTCGCCGCCGACCGCGCCTATGCCGAGGATGCCGTTGTGGTCCCTTTCTTCGGCCGCCCGACGCCTTTTCTGCGCTCCCCCGCCCTCCTCGCGCGCTTCTG is a genomic window containing:
- a CDS encoding radical SAM protein; translated protein: MKILLIRPDPGNERFGLGPFFRVEPLGLEYIGAELLRRGHETEIVDARFEPAVARRARRLGPALVGISGMHALEYDQVLAAARAVRRVAPDAFIVAGGHAAAAYSDPLETAELDAICTDDGEEIFPALADALDANRPPATVPGLRLRRGNGWTATGPVEDRPALDAVPLPARELVGRYRNRYHCLLFKPVWLIETARGCPFRCSFCSVWQLYGRSFRERAIGTVADDFESAGENVFVVDDLFWNHPDRSRALARELKRRGVRKRWMLVQTRTDLVCRHPDLLTEWRPLAKDFDIFFGLEAASDSALRGVTKDATANQSVEAARLARGLAFGVTGNFLVDPDWEEEDFRELWDFVATHGFQRAGYTILTPLPGTELFRRAEDRLRGQPWFKFDMSHVLWEPRLGARRFFELYAETWQRSILNTAGEKRWIDWVRQVRPSQVPYLLRVLARTQRMMRPEAYLREHGERSSGSAAVVGGPVIEGA
- a CDS encoding lysophospholipid acyltransferase family protein: MPPVPSSSSGSPARSLRKWVGHGLSNRTVYGALLHGGTRLPLAVLRAISTVGNAIAVRVLRGTVRDVASNFETALGLPRAAARRLAREVFRQYGLTTVDLWRLRSGAPELAPRMTTLGHDAAVLRALARGGRGFLLASAHVGNWEMGAAALRAVGLPAAVLGQPELDPAVHAMRLAIRERLGVESIDIGSTVGTALRVRAAVDAGRVVALAADRAYAEDAVVVPFFGRPTPFLRSPALLARFCACALLPCFFLRNADGTYRGALGEPIEADPRVPADQDAPRVMSEVARAVEAIIREEPAQWF
- a CDS encoding efflux RND transporter permease subunit, which produces EAVASVDKLARQVLPATISTSFQGTAQAFQSSFQGLGMLLLMAILVIYMVLGILYESFIHPLTILSALPFAGFGALVTLLLFHTELSIYAFVGIIMLVGIVKKNGIMMIDFAIEAQRKEHKSSADAMYEACLVRFRPIMMTTMAALVGTLPIALGWGAGAEARRPLGLSVVGGLVFSQLLTLYVTPVFYISMEKMRHRFERPRRRPESRRELGEPEPAAPTRGAAAGMLRLRD